From the genome of Duffyella gerundensis, one region includes:
- a CDS encoding beta-glucosidase, with protein MVDQQPNSPPLRHQPQLFRSFFQGSFGCSTACRAEGKRLDMVISSGHDMLLEKDYAALRALHVSTARDGARWHLIEKVPGNYDWSTFLPMIHAAENQQLEVIWELAHFGYPTHLDIWSPTFVDSFQRFAREMAQVMRDEGIERPFFTPVNQISFWSWAGGDVAWLNPWASGRGRTLKQQLVRASLAAMAAIREVFPDARFVATDPLVNVVPRDESSAERELATRLHEAQFEAWDMLAGRIEPTLGGDAAYLDIIGLNYYDDNQWFTDGSALPADHPARQPLSALLAACWQRYQRPLLLAETGAEGAARAPWLRQVAEQANQALAQGVALEGVSIYPVVEYPAWADDRRSPGALFGLADANGNRTLHEPLALELRSQQIRMQSWHQ; from the coding sequence ATGGTCGATCAGCAGCCTAATTCACCCCCGCTGCGCCACCAGCCGCAGCTTTTCCGCAGTTTTTTTCAGGGCAGCTTTGGCTGCTCAACCGCCTGCCGCGCCGAAGGCAAACGGCTCGATATGGTGATCAGCAGCGGCCACGATATGCTGCTGGAGAAAGATTACGCGGCGCTGCGGGCGCTGCATGTCAGCACCGCCCGCGACGGCGCGCGCTGGCATCTGATTGAGAAAGTGCCTGGGAACTATGACTGGTCAACCTTTCTGCCGATGATCCATGCCGCCGAGAATCAGCAGCTTGAGGTGATCTGGGAACTCGCCCACTTTGGCTATCCGACCCATCTTGATATCTGGTCGCCGACGTTTGTCGACAGTTTTCAGCGCTTCGCGCGTGAGATGGCGCAGGTCATGCGCGATGAAGGCATTGAGCGGCCGTTTTTTACCCCGGTGAATCAGATCTCTTTTTGGTCATGGGCCGGCGGTGACGTCGCCTGGCTTAATCCTTGGGCCAGTGGTCGTGGCCGTACCCTGAAGCAGCAGCTGGTGCGCGCCTCGCTGGCGGCGATGGCTGCGATCAGAGAAGTCTTCCCCGATGCCCGTTTTGTTGCTACCGATCCGCTGGTCAACGTGGTGCCACGCGATGAGAGCAGCGCCGAGCGTGAGCTGGCCACGCGGCTGCATGAAGCGCAGTTTGAAGCCTGGGATATGTTGGCGGGCCGCATCGAGCCGACGCTCGGTGGCGATGCGGCTTACCTGGATATCATCGGCCTTAATTACTATGACGATAACCAGTGGTTCACCGACGGCAGCGCCCTGCCCGCGGATCATCCGGCGCGGCAGCCGCTCAGCGCGCTGCTTGCCGCCTGCTGGCAGCGTTATCAGCGGCCTTTGCTGCTGGCGGAAACGGGTGCGGAAGGCGCGGCGCGCGCGCCCTGGCTGCGGCAGGTGGCAGAACAGGCGAATCAGGCGCTGGCGCAGGGCGTGGCGCTGGAAGGCGTGTCGATCTATCCGGTAGTGGAATATCCCGCCTGGGCCGACGATCGTCGTTCGCCCGGCGCACTGTTTGGACTGGCTGACGCCAATGGCAACCGCACGCTGCATGAGCCGCTGGCGCTGGAATTACGCAGTCAGCAGATCAGGATGCAAAGCTGGCATCAGTGA
- a CDS encoding phospholipase D family protein has product MVEAVDIPEYAAANRLARAIAPRLARHPGKCGIHPLSDGLDAFAARYLLMEMAEQTLDVQYYIWQNDMSGRLLFSALLDAADRGVQVRLLLDDNNTMGLDDILSELNRHPNIAIRLFNPFSFRTLRALGYLTDFARLNRRMHNKSFTIDGMATIVGGRNVGDEYFAAGEQPLFSDLDVLAIGPVVNDVAQDFERYWQSKAVSPLNEVVERGEQDPHQTVRLPTEWQENDQVKKYLNRLRASAFVSQFDSGSLTMTWAKTRLLSDDPRKGLGKATRGSLLPVRMLEVIGKPEKQFDIISAYFVPTRAGVAQLLSLVRKGVKISILTNSLAANDVSIVHAGYAKWRKKLLRYGVELYELKPHSDGRDAPHDRGLTGNSGSSLHAKTFSVDNEKLFIGSFNFDPRSAVLNTEMGLVIEHPMLATEVHERFIDSIRDRAWKLRLDKWGRVNWIEHAGEPEEMVHKHEPRTKFIQRLLVRLVWRLPVEWLL; this is encoded by the coding sequence ATGGTTGAGGCGGTCGACATTCCGGAGTACGCCGCGGCGAACCGGCTGGCACGGGCAATTGCGCCGCGGCTGGCTCGCCATCCGGGCAAATGCGGTATTCATCCGCTCAGTGATGGCCTGGACGCCTTTGCCGCTCGCTATCTGTTGATGGAGATGGCCGAGCAGACGCTGGATGTGCAGTATTACATCTGGCAAAACGACATGTCGGGCCGCCTGCTGTTCAGCGCGCTGCTGGATGCCGCCGATCGCGGTGTGCAGGTGCGGCTGCTGCTGGATGACAACAACACCATGGGGCTGGACGACATTCTCAGCGAGCTGAATCGCCATCCCAACATCGCCATTCGCCTGTTTAATCCGTTCTCGTTTCGCACCCTGCGCGCGCTCGGCTATCTCACCGATTTTGCCCGCCTTAATCGCCGCATGCACAACAAAAGCTTTACCATTGACGGCATGGCCACCATCGTCGGTGGCCGCAACGTCGGCGATGAATATTTTGCCGCAGGCGAACAGCCGCTGTTTTCTGACCTTGACGTGCTGGCGATTGGGCCGGTGGTGAACGATGTGGCGCAGGATTTTGAACGCTACTGGCAGAGCAAAGCGGTATCGCCGCTGAATGAGGTGGTGGAGCGCGGCGAGCAGGATCCGCATCAGACGGTGCGCCTGCCCACCGAATGGCAGGAGAACGATCAGGTAAAAAAATACCTGAATCGCCTGCGCGCATCCGCCTTCGTCAGCCAGTTTGACAGCGGTTCCCTGACCATGACCTGGGCGAAAACGCGCCTGCTCAGCGACGATCCGCGTAAGGGTTTGGGCAAGGCCACGCGCGGCTCTCTATTGCCGGTTCGCATGCTGGAGGTGATCGGTAAACCGGAAAAGCAGTTTGATATTATTTCAGCCTACTTTGTGCCGACCCGCGCCGGCGTCGCCCAACTGCTGTCGCTGGTACGCAAAGGGGTTAAAATATCGATTCTGACCAATTCGCTGGCGGCCAACGACGTCTCTATTGTGCATGCCGGTTACGCCAAGTGGCGGAAAAAGCTGCTGCGCTACGGTGTCGAGCTCTATGAGCTCAAGCCGCACAGCGATGGCCGTGACGCGCCGCATGACCGCGGACTTACCGGTAATTCCGGCTCCAGCCTGCATGCGAAAACTTTTAGCGTGGATAACGAAAAGCTGTTTATCGGCTCGTTTAACTTCGATCCGCGATCGGCGGTGCTCAATACCGAAATGGGGCTGGTGATTGAGCATCCGATGTTGGCGACCGAAGTGCATGAGCGCTTTATCGATAGTATCCGCGATCGCGCCTGGAAGCTGCGTCTGGATAAATGGGGACGGGTTAATTGGATTGAACATGCCGGTGAGCCTGAGGAAATGGTGCACAAGCATGAGCCACGCACCAAATTCATTCAGCGGCTGCTGGTGCGCCTGGTATGGCGCTTGCCGGTGGAGTGGCTGTTGTAA
- the ymdB gene encoding O-acetyl-ADP-ribose deacetylase, producing MPHRIRVVQGDITRMQVDAIVNAANSSLLGGGGVDGAIHRAAGPALLDACKAWTAVHGSCATGEAVITAAGRLPVQAVIHTVGPVWRGGTQDEARLLANAYRNSLQLALDNHIGSLAFPAISTGIYGYPPQQAAQIAFATVSAFLQDHPLPERVWFVCFGEESFVLYQKLLAEQQHSEKSHDNSWAQDE from the coding sequence ATGCCTCATCGAATTCGGGTTGTACAGGGCGATATCACGCGTATGCAGGTCGATGCGATAGTCAATGCGGCGAACAGCAGCCTGCTCGGCGGTGGCGGCGTGGATGGTGCCATTCATCGTGCCGCGGGACCGGCGCTGCTTGACGCCTGCAAGGCCTGGACTGCGGTGCATGGCAGCTGCGCCACTGGCGAGGCGGTGATCACCGCCGCCGGACGTCTGCCGGTGCAGGCGGTGATCCACACCGTGGGCCCGGTCTGGCGCGGTGGCACGCAGGATGAAGCGCGGCTGCTGGCTAACGCCTATCGTAACTCGCTGCAGCTGGCGCTGGACAATCATATCGGCAGCCTGGCGTTTCCAGCTATCAGCACCGGCATTTACGGCTATCCGCCCCAGCAGGCGGCGCAGATCGCTTTTGCCACGGTCAGCGCGTTTCTGCAGGATCATCCGCTGCCGGAACGCGTCTGGTTTGTCTGTTTTGGCGAGGAGAGCTTCGTGCTTTACCAAAAACTGCTGGCTGAACAGCAGCATTCAGAGAAGTCGCATGACAATAGCTGGGCGCAGGATGAATAA